One genomic region from Streptobacillus canis encodes:
- a CDS encoding GNAT family N-acetyltransferase → MIEFKLLDPIKDEHILYSIVELEDIIFEGASIGNYNIKPMAKYGRVYALLNGKEIVSIIEVMSSFDREMAYIYGLFTNTKYQNQGMAHRILGLVLDDLKKEGIKKVQLTTGTQNVKANKLYLDYNFYVKELLKDEYKDGEERYLYEVLI, encoded by the coding sequence ATGATAGAATTTAAATTATTAGACCCAATAAAGGATGAGCACATCCTTTATTCTATTGTAGAGCTAGAAGATATTATTTTTGAAGGAGCCTCAATAGGTAACTATAATATTAAACCTATGGCAAAGTATGGGAGAGTATATGCTTTATTAAATGGGAAAGAAATAGTTTCAATTATTGAGGTAATGTCTTCATTTGATAGAGAAATGGCATATATTTATGGATTATTTACTAATACTAAATATCAAAATCAAGGTATGGCCCATAGAATATTAGGATTAGTATTAGATGATTTAAAAAAAGAAGGAATAAAAAAAGTCCAATTAACAACAGGTACTCAAAATGTTAAAGCAAATAAACTATATTTAGATTACAATTTCTACGTAAAAGAATTACTAAAAGATGAGTATAAAGATGGAGAAGAGAGATATCTATATGAAGTTTTAATTTAA
- a CDS encoding class I SAM-dependent methyltransferase, which yields MSHYYTNNTDLKTNRKDMEITFSNNKYLFTTDIGVFSKNKLDYGTEVMLEDFIKNNKKQKFKLLDIGCGYGTVTVLLSKIYRDSEYTLTDVNDRALELAEVNCKNNEVKNYEIFKSNSFENIDKSFDIIISNPPIRAGKAIIFDIYENAYKHLNSDGDFYCVIQTKHGAKSTEKKLLEVFGNCKTLGIHSGYRVYLCKKEK from the coding sequence ATGAGTCATTATTATACAAATAATACAGATTTAAAAACTAATAGAAAAGATATGGAAATTACTTTTTCTAATAATAAATATTTATTTACAACGGATATTGGGGTATTTTCTAAAAATAAATTAGACTATGGAACTGAAGTAATGTTAGAAGATTTTATAAAAAACAATAAAAAACAAAAATTTAAATTATTAGATATAGGTTGTGGATATGGAACAGTAACAGTACTTTTATCTAAAATATATAGAGATAGCGAATATACATTAACTGATGTTAATGATAGGGCTTTAGAATTAGCAGAAGTAAATTGTAAAAATAATGAAGTTAAAAATTATGAAATATTTAAATCTAATTCTTTTGAAAATATAGATAAAAGTTTTGATATTATTATATCTAATCCTCCAATTAGAGCAGGTAAGGCAATCATTTTTGATATTTATGAAAATGCATATAAACATTTAAACTCTGATGGAGATTTTTATTGTGTAATTCAAACAAAACATGGAGCTAAAAGTACAGAGAAAAAATTACTAGAAGTTTTTGGAAATTGTAAAACTTTAGGAATACATTCCGGTTATAGAGTGTATTTATGTAAAAAGGAAAAATAA
- the yaaA gene encoding peroxide stress protein YaaA: protein MKILIPTAKQMKERNEKERKGINNKTFKVLESILKVDDLSKFFKIKGEQAKIEKKRFEEIRNNIAKEYSAIDLFDGLMYRNIKRENLNDLEWKYLDNIYITSSFYGVINCKENISLHRLDFLNNLDVDGISLKKYWQENFDKSIENEKIVISLLSSEFEEVFSKELREKMIKIIFKDDGKIHSTISKKARGKFLTTMIEKNVMKIEDIKKLEFDGYKLTEEKDNILIFER from the coding sequence ATGAAAATATTAATACCTACTGCTAAGCAGATGAAAGAAAGAAATGAAAAAGAAAGAAAAGGTATAAATAATAAAACATTTAAAGTTTTAGAGTCTATACTTAAAGTAGATGATCTTTCTAAATTTTTTAAAATTAAAGGTGAACAAGCAAAAATAGAGAAAAAAAGATTTGAGGAAATTAGAAATAATATTGCTAAAGAATATAGTGCTATTGATTTATTTGATGGTTTAATGTATAGAAATATAAAAAGAGAAAATTTAAATGATTTAGAATGGAAATATTTAGATAACATTTACATTACTTCTTCTTTTTATGGAGTGATAAATTGTAAAGAAAATATTTCATTACATAGATTGGATTTCTTAAACAATTTGGATGTTGATGGGATTAGCTTAAAAAAATATTGGCAAGAAAATTTTGATAAAAGTATTGAAAATGAAAAAATTGTAATTTCTTTATTATCAAGTGAATTTGAAGAAGTATTTAGTAAAGAGTTAAGAGAAAAAATGATAAAAATTATTTTTAAAGATGATGGAAAGATACATTCAACAATATCAAAAAAAGCAAGAGGTAAATTTTTGACTACAATGATAGAAAAAAATGTTATGAAAATTGAAGATATAAAAAAATTGGAGTTTGATGGATATAAATTAACAGAAGAAAAAGATAATATATTAATATTTGAAAGATGA
- a CDS encoding inositol monophosphatase family protein, giving the protein MLTNELITKVVEVIIQAGQFIEECKITNVYSKGDLVNVVTDVDIKSQELLIKGLKPLIENAIFFAEEKDNEILTDEYTWVIDPIDGTTNFIYDFKHSAISVALLKDKVVILGICYNPYLEEIFYAIKENGAFLNGEKIEVRETDLQNSLIMCGTSPYKKELADETFAVMKELYLKGKDVRRSGSAVNDLCYLAAGRVEGFYEGELAFWDFAAAKLIVEEAGGVLEILNGNWGDKKSVKVIAGNKKNIDLIREIVEKNCK; this is encoded by the coding sequence ATGTTAACTAATGAATTAATAACTAAAGTTGTTGAAGTTATTATACAAGCAGGTCAATTTATAGAAGAATGTAAAATTACTAATGTATATTCAAAAGGAGATTTAGTTAATGTAGTTACTGATGTTGATATTAAAAGTCAAGAATTATTGATTAAAGGCTTAAAACCTTTAATTGAAAATGCAATTTTTTTTGCAGAGGAAAAAGATAATGAAATATTAACAGATGAATATACATGGGTAATAGATCCTATTGATGGAACAACAAATTTTATATATGATTTTAAACATTCTGCAATTTCAGTTGCTTTATTAAAAGATAAAGTAGTAATTTTAGGTATTTGTTATAATCCGTATTTAGAAGAGATATTTTATGCAATAAAAGAAAATGGAGCTTTTTTAAATGGAGAAAAGATAGAGGTTAGGGAAACGGATTTACAAAATAGTTTAATTATGTGTGGAACAAGTCCATATAAAAAGGAATTGGCTGATGAAACATTTGCTGTTATGAAAGAACTTTATTTAAAAGGGAAAGATGTAAGAAGAAGTGGTTCAGCAGTTAATGATTTATGTTATTTAGCTGCAGGAAGGGTAGAAGGTTTTTATGAAGGTGAATTAGCATTTTGGGATTTTGCAGCAGCGAAACTAATAGTGGAAGAAGCTGGAGGAGTTTTAGAAATTCTAAATGGAAATTGGGGAGATAAGAAATCTGTTAAAGTTATAGCTGGAAATAAGAAAAACATAGATTTAATAAGAGAAATTGTAGAAAAAAATTGTAAATAA